The Candidatus Nitrosocaldus cavascurensis genome segment AACTGTTATATTCCAAGCATCTAGGCTTATAGCATCTATAGCATTAGCAATTAATGGGTTTGAAGCACTTGCCATAATTGTTGGCTTCTCTATAGCATCGATCATCAATTCTGTTATAGGTTACATAATAATGAGGAGTGTATCCAAACATTATGTAAGAAGGGAGAGAGGAGAGGATGTAAAGGTAGAGGCTGATGACTCCAAAAATAAATTTAGCATAAAGGCTTTACTAACATTCTCTGGTTACAATTACATAGCTACAGGGTTAAGAACCTTAAGGAACCAGATAGGTGTATTAACAATAGGAACATATAGTGTAGAGTTATCAGCATTCTATGGTATCTCATCCCTTATTGCTAACGTTGTTGGTCAGGTTATGATATCTATTGCAAGTATGCTGTTACCAACGGTATCTGAGGAGATTGTAAAGGGTAACAGAGATGGAGTCAAACATCTCTTCAGTATAGCTATGAGGATAGCACTTGTACTCAACGGCTTCCTTGTACTTCTATTGCTAATAGAACCAACCTATATACTAAGGATGATATCACATTCATATGTAGAGGCTAGCGATGCGTTAAGGATACTGGTTATAGCATATCTCATAAACTCAACAAGCAATCTTATGGCATCAATGCTAAATGCAATAAACAGGGCAAAGGATATAGCAATGAGGGAGAGCATCTCATCTGCAATAATAGTAGCATTAACACCCTTGCTTGTACCTATCCTAGGCATCGAGGGTGCTGCAATTGCCCTACTAGTAGGCTCTCTCTCAAATCTAGTACTCTCATACATGCTTATAAGCAGGCAGGGTTTCACACTCTCTATGAACGTTTATAGAGCACCATTATCTATAGTAGTGGCATTCACCTTAGGCTATATACTGCTTGTTGTTTATGGTAACACATTAATATCATTAATACTAGCCTTATCAGTTCACATGCTCTTCTCTCTAGCAGTTAAGGCTATAACCAGAAAGGAGATATCAACTATAATAAGTGTGCTTATTGCAAGAGGTAGGTGATTCTTAATGAGTAACTCAGCAAGAAGCATAAGGATACCAAACTTCTTCTACATAGAAGAGAATGCTAGGGATAGACTTGAAGATATACTTAAGAAGGAGGGTATAACAGTAGATAGATATCTTATAGTATCTGGTACAGGCTATACACGTAAAATAGCAGATGATATAGCAACGATGTTAGACTCTAGTGCAATAGTAAGATTATGCATAAGCAGTAATGACATACATGCTATAAGCAGTATAGAACATACTATATCAAGGAATGAAGTATCCTTAGTACTGGCTATTGGAGGGGGTAAAGTTCTAGATACAGCAAAGTACGCATGCAGTAATATGAATATACCAATGTTAGCATTCCCTACAGCTCTATCTAATGATGGCATCTCTTCACCTATCGCAGTTGTAAGACTTGAGAGTATTGAGAGTAAAGGATCGCAGCCTCCAATAGGCATAGTAGTAGATATAGATGTGGTGAAGAGTGCACCAAAGCATACTATACTTGCTGGTGTAGGGGATCTAATCTCAAACATATCTGCTGTTGAGGATTGGAGGCTTGCACATGAGCATAAAGATGAACAGATAGATAGGTTTGCTGAGATCTTATCAAGGAATGCTGCTGAACGGTTCATCTACTATGTGTTAAAGAATGGTAAAGATAATAATAGTAGTAATAATGGTGATGATTGTAGCGAAGACAAGTTGATATATGATAGCAAGTTCCTAACATGCCTTGCTGAAGGGTTGATACAAAGCGGAATAGCAATGAGCATAGCAGGATCATCTAGACCAGCTAGTGGAGCAGAGCACTTGATTAGTCATGCACTTGATAGACTGCTAGCAAATCCTAAGCCCCATGGTATACAGGTTGGTTTTTCAACATTATTTGCAATGGCATTGAGAGGATCAGATTTCACAGATATAGTAGAGGTATATAAGAGACTTGGGTTTCCTACTACATTCGATTCAATAGGTATACCAGTAGAGAAGTTCATGGAGGCTATAAGGATTGCTCCATACACAAGGAAGGGCAGATTCACTATATTAGATCTGATTAGAGATGATACGATGCTCATTAACGCTCTAAGGCTAGCTTATGGTAAAGCAATATTACAAGATATAAGATAATAGAGGGGACGGTGATTGATATGGTAAATAGAGTAGATAGGGCAGTGATACTTGCAGCAGGATATAGCACTAGACTAAGACCATTGACAGATAACATACCAAAGACATTGCTTAAGGTTGGAAGATTAACTATATTTGATATGGCAGTATCGGCCCTGATGAACTATGGAATAAACAATATAATAGTTGTAACTGGTCATGCAGCAAATTCACTTAGAGAGCATGTAAAGATTAACTATAAACAGAATAGCATAACATTTAGGTTTATAATAAATGATAAACCTGCTCTGGGCAATATATATTCATTCTATACTGCTAGAGAGTACATGGATAGAGATTTTATACTACTTAACAGCGATGTCCTCTTTCATCCACAGATACTTGAATATCTCTTGATGCTAGATGGTTCTGTACTTGTTGTAGATGATCATAAGCAAGTTGGTGAAGAAGAGATGAAGGTCAAGGTTAATAGCAATGGTATAATCAAGGATATAAGTAAGAATATTCCTGTAGAGGAGGCTGATGGGGAGTACATAGGCATCATGAAACTTACAGGTGAAGAGATACATAAAGTGGTGAGAAGTATAGAATCTCTATTCAAAGAAGGAAAATATAACCTCTATTATGAGGATGCTATAAGATTGATTGCTAATAGAGAGGATTGCTTCTATAAGTGTAGTACCAGAGGTTTACCATGCATTGAGATAGACACGATAGAGGACCTTAACAATGCAAAGAAGATAGCATATGATATAGAAAGAGGTGGATGCCATGAAGGTAAGTATAGATGAGTTAAAGAAGAGATACTTAGAGACGAAGGCTCATGAGAAAGGATGGATATGGACATACTATGTTAGAAGACCAATCTCATATTATCT includes the following:
- a CDS encoding iron-containing alcohol dehydrogenase family protein; translated protein: MSNSARSIRIPNFFYIEENARDRLEDILKKEGITVDRYLIVSGTGYTRKIADDIATMLDSSAIVRLCISSNDIHAISSIEHTISRNEVSLVLAIGGGKVLDTAKYACSNMNIPMLAFPTALSNDGISSPIAVVRLESIESKGSQPPIGIVVDIDVVKSAPKHTILAGVGDLISNISAVEDWRLAHEHKDEQIDRFAEILSRNAAERFIYYVLKNGKDNNSSNNGDDCSEDKLIYDSKFLTCLAEGLIQSGIAMSIAGSSRPASGAEHLISHALDRLLANPKPHGIQVGFSTLFAMALRGSDFTDIVEVYKRLGFPTTFDSIGIPVEKFMEAIRIAPYTRKGRFTILDLIRDDTMLINALRLAYGKAILQDIR
- a CDS encoding sugar phosphate nucleotidyltransferase; this translates as MVNRVDRAVILAAGYSTRLRPLTDNIPKTLLKVGRLTIFDMAVSALMNYGINNIIVVTGHAANSLREHVKINYKQNSITFRFIINDKPALGNIYSFYTAREYMDRDFILLNSDVLFHPQILEYLLMLDGSVLVVDDHKQVGEEEMKVKVNSNGIIKDISKNIPVEEADGEYIGIMKLTGEEIHKVVRSIESLFKEGKYNLYYEDAIRLIANREDCFYKCSTRGLPCIEIDTIEDLNNAKKIAYDIERGGCHEGKYR
- a CDS encoding oligosaccharide flippase family protein, translated to MDNPFERLARGSLYLLLGNITTSTVGAVFWIILAKMLDSVHIGQAMIVIALMTSIIAFTGSGVQTALTKYIAEHNAKSEYKESRRIINIGLIISLLIGTIVGIILFLLSDSISMIYSSSEGMAFLISLASLSYIPANAIVASISSIYTAYHKTQYVLLTTVIFQASRLIASIALAINGFEALAIIVGFSIASIINSVIGYIIMRSVSKHYVRRERGEDVKVEADDSKNKFSIKALLTFSGYNYIATGLRTLRNQIGVLTIGTYSVELSAFYGISSLIANVVGQVMISIASMLLPTVSEEIVKGNRDGVKHLFSIAMRIALVLNGFLVLLLLIEPTYILRMISHSYVEASDALRILVIAYLINSTSNLMASMLNAINRAKDIAMRESISSAIIVALTPLLVPILGIEGAAIALLVGSLSNLVLSYMLISRQGFTLSMNVYRAPLSIVVAFTLGYILLVVYGNTLISLILALSVHMLFSLAVKAITRKEISTIISVLIARGR